In Streptomyces seoulensis, the following are encoded in one genomic region:
- the serS gene encoding serine--tRNA ligase encodes MIDLRLLREDPDRARASQRARGEDVALVDSLLSADERRRSSGVRFDELRAEQKQLGKLIPKATPEERAELLSRAEQLKADVKAADAERDEADAETQRLLLGLGNLVHPAVPVGGEEDFVTLETHGEIRDFDAEGFAPKDHLELGQILGAIDTERGAKVSGSRFYFLTGVGALLELALVNAAIAQATAAGFTPMLTPALVRPQSMAGTGFLGQAAQDVYHLDKDDLYLVGTSEVALAAYHMDEIIDADRLPLRYAGFSPCFRREAGSHGKDTRGIFRVHQFDKVEMFSYVAPEDSEAEHQRLLDWEKQWLTSLELPFRVIDVATGDLGSSAARKFDCEAWIPTQGKYRELTSTSDCTEYQSRRLQIRMRDGKQVRPLATLNGTLCAVPRTIVAILENHQQPDGSVRVPEVLRPYLGGREVLEPVAK; translated from the coding sequence GTGATTGACCTTCGCCTGCTTCGTGAGGACCCTGACCGTGCGCGCGCCTCCCAGCGTGCTCGTGGAGAGGACGTCGCGCTCGTCGACTCCCTCCTGTCTGCCGACGAGCGCCGCAGGTCATCAGGTGTCCGCTTCGACGAGCTGCGCGCCGAGCAGAAGCAGCTCGGCAAGCTGATCCCCAAGGCCACTCCGGAGGAGCGGGCCGAGCTGCTCAGCCGCGCCGAGCAGCTCAAGGCCGACGTCAAGGCGGCCGACGCCGAGCGCGACGAGGCCGACGCGGAGACCCAGCGCCTGCTGCTCGGGCTCGGCAACCTCGTCCACCCCGCCGTGCCGGTCGGTGGCGAGGAGGACTTCGTCACCCTGGAGACGCACGGCGAGATCCGTGACTTCGACGCCGAGGGCTTCGCGCCCAAGGACCACCTCGAACTCGGCCAGATCCTCGGCGCGATCGACACCGAGCGCGGCGCCAAGGTCTCCGGCTCCCGTTTCTACTTCCTCACCGGCGTCGGCGCCCTGCTGGAGCTGGCCCTGGTCAACGCGGCCATCGCGCAGGCCACCGCGGCCGGCTTCACCCCGATGCTGACCCCGGCGCTGGTCCGCCCCCAGTCCATGGCGGGCACCGGCTTCCTCGGCCAGGCCGCGCAGGACGTGTACCACCTGGACAAGGACGACCTCTACCTGGTCGGCACCTCCGAGGTGGCGCTCGCCGCGTACCACATGGACGAGATCATCGACGCGGACCGGCTGCCGCTGCGCTACGCCGGGTTCTCCCCCTGCTTCCGCCGCGAGGCCGGTTCGCACGGCAAGGACACCCGCGGCATCTTCCGGGTCCACCAGTTCGACAAGGTGGAGATGTTCTCCTACGTCGCCCCGGAGGACTCCGAGGCCGAGCACCAGCGCCTGCTGGACTGGGAGAAGCAGTGGCTGACCTCGCTGGAGCTGCCGTTCCGCGTGATCGACGTGGCCACCGGTGACCTGGGCTCCTCCGCCGCCCGCAAGTTCGACTGCGAGGCGTGGATCCCGACCCAGGGCAAGTACCGCGAGCTGACGTCGACCTCGGACTGCACCGAGTACCAGTCCCGCCGGCTGCAGATCCGGATGCGCGACGGCAAGCAGGTCCGCCCGCTGGCCACGCTCAACGGCACGCTGTGCGCCGTACCGCGCACCATCGTGGCGATCCTGGAGAACCACCAGCAGCCCGACGGCTCGGTCCGTGTCCCCGAGGTCCTGCGCCCCTACCTGGGCGGACGGGAAGTCCTGGAGCCGGTCGCCAAGTGA
- a CDS encoding HAD family hydrolase: MSNPFPYGLVATDLDGTLLRGDETISPRTREALAAATAAGAAHIVVTGRAVPWTRHILDDLGYQGLAVCGQGAQVYDAGQHRLLTSVTLDRQLAGVALAKIEAEVGPLYLAASRDGLDGEVMVGPGYAVTGRLPAKAFTDAADLWEAPLNKIYIQHPTLSTDELADAASRAAGGFVTVVMAGEGIVELLPLGLSKATGLSLAARRLKLKAADTIAFGDMPNDVPMFAWAAHSVAMANAHAELKAVADEVTASNGEDGIAVVLERLLG, translated from the coding sequence GTGAGCAACCCCTTCCCCTACGGCCTGGTCGCCACCGATCTGGACGGCACGCTGCTGCGCGGCGACGAGACGATCTCGCCGCGCACCCGTGAGGCGCTCGCCGCCGCCACGGCCGCGGGCGCCGCGCACATCGTCGTCACCGGCCGGGCGGTGCCCTGGACCCGGCACATCCTGGACGACCTCGGCTACCAGGGCCTCGCCGTCTGCGGCCAGGGCGCCCAGGTCTACGACGCCGGACAGCACCGGCTGCTGACCTCGGTGACGCTGGACCGGCAGCTGGCGGGCGTCGCCCTGGCCAAGATCGAGGCCGAGGTGGGCCCGCTGTACCTGGCCGCGAGCCGGGACGGGCTGGACGGCGAGGTCATGGTGGGCCCCGGCTACGCGGTCACCGGACGGCTGCCGGCCAAGGCGTTCACGGACGCGGCCGACCTGTGGGAAGCCCCGCTGAACAAGATCTACATCCAGCATCCGACGCTCTCCACGGACGAGCTGGCGGACGCGGCCTCGCGCGCGGCGGGCGGTTTCGTCACCGTCGTCATGGCGGGCGAGGGCATCGTGGAGCTGCTGCCGCTCGGGCTGTCCAAGGCGACGGGCCTGTCGCTGGCGGCCCGGCGGCTGAAGCTGAAGGCGGCCGACACGATCGCCTTCGGCGACATGCCGAACGACGTGCCGATGTTCGCCTGGGCCGCGCACAGCGTGGCCATGGCCAACGCCCACGCGGAACTGAAGGCCGTGGCCGACGAGGTGACCGCCTCCAACGGGGAGGACGGCATCGCGGTGGTGCTGGAGCGACTGCTCGGCTGA
- a CDS encoding ATP-binding protein, with protein MSIWWSLHLRRDAASVPLARRLLIGTMETAGVDPDVSYDISVALTEACANAVEHGGTARGEHAEAYRVTAYLDGEKCRIEVADSGPGVATAPAVGIRMARVDAEDGRGLCLIRELADHVHIGARPGRTGTVVSFDKILKWKKDPSLLTA; from the coding sequence ATGAGCATCTGGTGGTCACTCCATCTGCGCCGCGATGCCGCGAGCGTCCCGCTCGCCCGGCGCCTGCTGATCGGCACCATGGAGACGGCCGGGGTCGACCCCGACGTCTCGTACGACATCTCCGTGGCCCTCACCGAGGCGTGCGCCAACGCCGTCGAGCACGGCGGGACCGCGCGCGGGGAGCACGCGGAGGCGTACCGGGTGACCGCCTATCTGGACGGCGAGAAGTGCCGCATCGAGGTGGCCGACTCGGGTCCCGGCGTCGCGACCGCCCCCGCCGTGGGCATCCGGATGGCCCGCGTGGACGCCGAGGACGGGCGGGGCCTGTGTCTGATCCGGGAGCTGGCCGACCACGTCCACATCGGCGCCCGGCCGGGCCGCACCGGCACGGTGGTCAGCTTCGACAAGATCCTGAAATGGAAGAAGGACCCCTCACTGCTCACCGCGTGA
- a CDS encoding YcnI family protein → MQISRSASRVTAAVAVAGATVLAVSVPAFAHVSVQPEGTAAKGGYATVDFKVPNERDNASTTKIEVNLPADHPLASVMPQPVPGWSVKVTKSKLDKPLTMHGEKIGEAVTKVTWTADGKGIEPGYFQKFPLSLGALPEDTDQLVFKAIQTYSNKEVVRWIEVPKEGQDEPENPAPTLALSAATDDHHGTSAAAGDDAKSGDKDDDAHQEAAADSDGGTDTTARVLGIVGIVIGIAGVAYGVLAGRRRTA, encoded by the coding sequence ATGCAGATCTCCCGTAGCGCCTCCCGTGTCACCGCCGCCGTCGCCGTGGCGGGCGCGACCGTCCTCGCCGTGTCGGTCCCCGCCTTCGCGCACGTCAGCGTGCAGCCGGAGGGCACCGCGGCCAAGGGCGGCTACGCCACCGTCGACTTCAAGGTCCCCAACGAGCGCGACAACGCCTCCACCACCAAGATCGAGGTCAACCTCCCCGCCGACCACCCGCTGGCCTCCGTCATGCCGCAGCCGGTGCCGGGCTGGAGCGTGAAGGTGACCAAGTCCAAGCTGGACAAGCCGCTCACCATGCACGGCGAGAAGATCGGCGAGGCCGTCACCAAGGTCACCTGGACCGCCGACGGCAAGGGCATCGAGCCGGGCTACTTCCAGAAGTTCCCGCTCTCCCTGGGCGCGCTGCCCGAGGACACCGACCAGCTCGTCTTCAAGGCGATCCAGACGTACTCCAACAAGGAGGTCGTCCGCTGGATCGAGGTGCCGAAGGAGGGCCAGGACGAGCCGGAGAACCCGGCCCCGACCCTGGCGCTGTCCGCCGCGACCGACGACCACCACGGCACGTCGGCCGCCGCCGGTGACGACGCCAAGAGCGGTGACAAGGACGACGACGCTCACCAGGAGGCGGCCGCCGACTCCGACGGCGGCACCGACACCACCGCCCGGGTGCTGGGCATCGTCGGCATCGTGATCGGCATCGCGGGCGTGGCCTACGGCGTCCTCGCGGGCCGCCGCCGCACCGCCTGA
- a CDS encoding SCO family protein, with the protein MLSPLHPLAPRKKTLAAAALLAVAALTLSACGSGDDSSSPVSVVSEEGGSDKAATVLDQPFAKPDLVLTDTHGKKYDLRAETKGHPTLVYFGYTHCPDVCPTTMSNIAVAMKALPKAEQDDLRVVFVTTDPGRDTPAELGTWLKSIDPRFTGLTGDFSTIQAAARSLGISVEPTSKDKNGKTVSVHGTQVIAFSPKTNGGYVLYGEEATVDDWTRDLPKLVRGAKP; encoded by the coding sequence ATGCTCTCTCCGCTTCATCCGCTTGCCCCGCGCAAGAAGACCCTGGCCGCGGCCGCGCTGCTGGCCGTCGCCGCCTTGACCCTGTCCGCCTGCGGCAGCGGTGACGACTCCTCCTCACCCGTCTCCGTGGTCTCCGAGGAAGGCGGCTCCGACAAGGCCGCCACCGTCCTCGACCAGCCCTTCGCCAAGCCCGATCTGGTCCTCACCGACACCCACGGCAAGAAGTACGACCTGCGGGCCGAGACCAAGGGCCACCCGACGCTCGTCTACTTCGGCTACACCCACTGCCCCGACGTGTGCCCGACGACGATGAGCAACATCGCCGTCGCCATGAAGGCGCTGCCCAAGGCCGAGCAGGACGATCTGCGCGTCGTCTTCGTCACCACCGACCCCGGCCGCGACACCCCCGCCGAGCTGGGCACCTGGCTCAAGAGCATCGACCCGCGCTTCACCGGCCTGACCGGCGACTTCTCCACCATCCAGGCGGCCGCCCGCTCGCTCGGCATCTCGGTCGAGCCGACCAGCAAGGACAAGAACGGCAAGACCGTCTCCGTCCACGGCACCCAGGTCATCGCCTTCTCCCCGAAGACGAACGGCGGCTACGTCCTCTACGGCGAGGAGGCCACCGTCGACGACTGGACCCGGGACCTGCCCAAGCTCGTGCGCGGGGCGAAGCCGTGA
- the pheA gene encoding prephenate dehydratase has translation MPASYAYLGPEGTFTEVALRTLPEAATRELIPYVSVQSALDAVRTGEAEAAFVPIENSVEGGITTTLDELVAGEPLTIYREVLLSITFALLVRPGTALADIKTVTAHPAAQPQVRNWLRAHLPDALWESAASNADGARLVQEGRYDAAFAGEFAAARYGLVPLETGIHDAENAQTRFVLVGRPARPAAPTGADKTSVVLWQRDDHPGALRDLIDEFATRGINLMLLQSRPTGEGIGNYCFCVDAEGHISDRRMAEALMGLKRVCLQVRFLGSYPRADIAPGGARTLQPGTSDQEFLAASDWVARCQDGRF, from the coding sequence ATGCCAGCGAGTTACGCGTATCTCGGTCCCGAAGGCACCTTCACCGAAGTCGCCCTCCGTACTCTCCCGGAGGCCGCCACCCGCGAGCTGATCCCGTACGTGTCGGTGCAGTCCGCGCTGGACGCGGTGCGCACCGGCGAGGCGGAGGCCGCGTTCGTGCCGATCGAGAACTCGGTCGAGGGCGGGATCACCACCACCCTGGACGAGCTGGTCGCGGGCGAGCCGCTCACGATCTACCGCGAGGTGCTGCTGTCGATCACCTTCGCGCTGCTGGTCCGGCCGGGCACCGCACTGGCCGACATCAAGACGGTCACCGCCCACCCCGCCGCCCAGCCGCAGGTCCGCAACTGGCTGCGCGCCCACCTCCCCGACGCCCTGTGGGAGTCGGCCGCCTCCAACGCGGACGGCGCCCGCCTGGTCCAGGAGGGCCGGTACGACGCGGCCTTCGCGGGCGAGTTCGCGGCCGCGCGGTACGGCCTGGTGCCGCTGGAGACCGGCATCCATGACGCGGAGAACGCGCAGACCCGGTTCGTGCTGGTGGGCAGGCCCGCCCGGCCCGCCGCGCCGACCGGTGCCGACAAGACCTCGGTGGTGCTGTGGCAGCGGGACGACCACCCCGGCGCCCTGCGTGATCTCATCGACGAGTTCGCCACCCGTGGCATCAACCTGATGCTGCTCCAGTCCCGGCCCACCGGAGAAGGCATCGGGAACTACTGCTTCTGTGTGGACGCCGAGGGGCACATCTCCGACCGGCGGATGGCGGAGGCGCTGATGGGGCTGAAGCGGGTCTGTCTCCAGGTGCGATTCCTGGGTTCCTATCCGCGTGCCGACATCGCGCCGGGCGGTGCGCGGACCCTTCAGCCGGGCACGTCGGACCAGGAGTTCCTCGCCGCGTCCGACTGGGTTGCCCGCTGCCAGGACGGCCGTTTCTAG
- a CDS encoding copper resistance CopC/CopD family protein, which yields MTRTITPRLRTLVLLLLAVTGALFAGAAPASAHAALTGSDPAQGVVVDRAPTQISLTFSEQVALGDNSLRVLDPKGKPVQSGKPANVSGTTYAVRLRTGLADGTYTVAYQVVSADSHPVAGAYTFSIGAPSRTVVSSDTGAGVGGGTVGWLYAVGRYLSYAGFIVLTGGAAFVLACWRPGAGVRALQRLVVGGWLTLTAATLGLLLLRGSYTSSGKLGDVFDLELLGQVLQTKTGAALVSRLLLLAAAALFVAVLFGAHARREEEAGADEDAAAERRDLGFGLAIGGIVVAAGLAASWAMAEHASTGLQPGIAMPVDIVHLLAVACWFGGLTALLVALYRAPADTPLGTDAVRRFSRVAFGSVLALVATGVYQSWRQLGSWSAFTDTRYGQLLLIKLGLVAVMVGLAWISRRWTGRLAEGGTARAEAATDAPSSEAQEQTPIAAPAPDAERAAVPAGAAATEAGGVGQAGKGEASTTTTEPTGDERAPLAAAAPAGVATSGPGGKGETSPASAPGAERATVPEQASRSAAVSTGTVAAGQVKKGEASAGVAEADPGRAAQLARQQAAVEAARQKRVRDADPGRAGLRRSVLAEAGVAVVLLAVTTALTQTEPGRTEQEARAATAPAASSPADTSGALTLDMPFDTGGTNGKGLVRIDLDPARVGANEMHLYVQRPNGRPYDIPEVKVALTLKAKKIGPLPVAPEHITTGHWAADGVQVPMAGDWEVAVTVRTSDIDQVTVSKNAQIG from the coding sequence TTGACGCGGACCATCACCCCCCGGCTGCGCACCCTGGTACTGCTGCTCCTCGCCGTCACCGGCGCGCTGTTCGCGGGCGCCGCGCCCGCCTCCGCGCACGCCGCGCTGACCGGCAGCGATCCCGCGCAGGGGGTGGTGGTCGACCGGGCACCCACCCAGATCTCGCTCACCTTCTCCGAGCAGGTGGCGTTGGGCGACAACTCGCTGCGCGTGCTCGACCCCAAGGGCAAGCCGGTCCAGTCCGGCAAGCCCGCGAACGTCAGCGGCACCACCTACGCGGTCCGGCTGCGCACCGGCCTCGCGGACGGTACGTACACCGTCGCCTACCAGGTCGTCTCGGCCGACAGCCACCCCGTCGCCGGGGCCTACACCTTCTCCATCGGCGCGCCCTCGCGCACCGTCGTCTCCTCCGACACGGGCGCGGGCGTGGGCGGCGGGACCGTGGGCTGGCTGTACGCCGTCGGGCGGTACCTGTCGTACGCGGGCTTCATCGTGCTGACCGGCGGCGCCGCCTTCGTGCTGGCCTGCTGGCGGCCGGGCGCGGGGGTACGGGCGCTGCAGCGGCTCGTGGTCGGCGGCTGGCTGACGCTCACCGCGGCCACGCTGGGGCTGCTGCTGCTCCGGGGGTCGTACACCTCCTCGGGCAAGCTCGGGGACGTCTTCGACCTCGAACTGCTCGGGCAGGTGCTCCAGACCAAGACGGGGGCCGCGCTGGTCTCCCGGCTGCTGCTGCTCGCCGCCGCCGCGCTGTTCGTCGCGGTGCTCTTCGGGGCGCACGCACGGCGGGAAGAAGAGGCGGGCGCCGACGAGGACGCGGCCGCCGAGCGGCGTGACCTGGGCTTCGGGCTCGCCATCGGCGGGATCGTCGTCGCGGCCGGGCTCGCGGCGAGCTGGGCGATGGCCGAGCACGCGTCCACCGGGCTCCAGCCGGGCATCGCCATGCCGGTCGACATCGTGCATCTGCTCGCCGTCGCCTGCTGGTTCGGCGGTCTGACCGCACTGCTCGTCGCTCTGTACCGGGCCCCCGCCGACACCCCGCTCGGCACGGATGCCGTGCGGCGCTTCTCGCGGGTCGCCTTCGGTTCCGTGCTGGCCCTGGTCGCGACGGGCGTCTACCAGTCCTGGCGCCAGCTCGGCTCCTGGTCGGCCTTCACGGACACCCGGTACGGACAGCTGCTGCTGATCAAGCTGGGTCTCGTGGCGGTCATGGTGGGGCTGGCATGGATCTCACGGCGGTGGACGGGGCGGCTGGCGGAAGGGGGTACGGCTAGGGCCGAGGCGGCCACGGATGCCCCGTCGTCCGAGGCGCAGGAGCAGACGCCCATCGCCGCCCCCGCCCCCGACGCCGAGCGGGCCGCCGTTCCTGCCGGCGCCGCAGCCACCGAGGCCGGCGGAGTGGGGCAGGCCGGGAAGGGTGAGGCATCCACGACGACCACCGAGCCGACCGGCGACGAGCGGGCGCCCTTGGCCGCCGCTGCCCCGGCCGGCGTCGCAACCTCCGGGCCGGGCGGGAAGGGTGAGACTTCGCCGGCATCCGCCCCCGGCGCCGAGCGGGCCACCGTTCCTGAGCAGGCGTCCCGCTCCGCCGCCGTGTCGACCGGCACTGTCGCTGCCGGGCAAGTGAAGAAGGGCGAGGCTTCTGCGGGGGTGGCCGAGGCCGACCCCGGCCGGGCCGCTCAGCTGGCGCGGCAGCAGGCTGCCGTCGAGGCCGCGCGGCAGAAGCGGGTGCGGGATGCCGATCCGGGGCGGGCGGGGCTGCGGCGGTCGGTGCTGGCGGAGGCGGGGGTCGCTGTGGTGCTGCTTGCGGTGACCACCGCGCTGACGCAGACCGAGCCGGGCCGTACCGAGCAGGAGGCCAGGGCGGCGACCGCGCCGGCCGCGAGTTCACCGGCCGACACCTCCGGCGCCCTCACCCTGGACATGCCCTTCGACACCGGCGGCACGAACGGCAAGGGCCTGGTCCGGATCGACCTCGACCCCGCCCGCGTCGGAGCCAACGAGATGCACCTGTACGTCCAGCGGCCGAACGGCCGCCCGTACGACATCCCCGAGGTGAAGGTCGCCCTCACCCTGAAGGCCAAGAAGATCGGTCCGCTCCCGGTGGCCCCGGAACACATCACCACCGGCCACTGGGCGGCGGACGGTGTCCAGGTCCCCATGGCGGGAGACTGGGAGGTCGCCGTCACCGTACGGACCTCCGACATCGACCAGGTGACCGTCTCCAAGAACGCGCAGATCGGCTGA
- a CDS encoding aminopeptidase P family protein translates to MSDELNPAVPDEATEAEEPIKQRKNGLYPGVSDELAENMRSGWADTELRDLAPIPQAADTARRRAALSARFPGERLVIPAGNLKTRSNDTEYAFRAATEYAYLTGDQTEDGVLVLEPAAGGGHEATIYLLPRSDRENGEFWLSGQGELWVGRRHSLTESQALYGIPAADVRELAGALREATGPVRVVRGHDAAIEAALTDKVTAERDEELRVFLSEARLVKDEFEIGELQKAVDSTVRGFEDVVKVLDKAEATSERYIEGTFFLRARVEGNDIGYGSICASGAHACTLHWVRNDGPVRSGDLLLLDAGVETHSLYTADVTRTLPVDGTYTDLQRKIYDAVYEAQEAGIAAVKPGAKFRDFHDASQRVLTEKLVEWGLVEGPVERVLELGLQRRWTLHGTGHMLGMDVHDCAVARTEAYVDGTLEPGMVLTVEPGLYFQADDLTVPEEYRGTGVRIEDDILVTADGNRNLSAGLPRRSADVEAWMASLKG, encoded by the coding sequence GTGTCCGACGAGCTCAACCCGGCCGTTCCCGACGAGGCCACCGAGGCCGAGGAGCCCATCAAGCAGCGCAAGAACGGCCTCTACCCCGGTGTCTCCGACGAGCTGGCGGAGAACATGCGCTCCGGCTGGGCCGACACCGAGCTGCGTGACCTGGCGCCGATCCCGCAGGCCGCCGACACCGCGCGCCGCCGCGCCGCGCTGTCCGCCCGCTTCCCCGGCGAGCGCCTGGTGATCCCCGCGGGCAACCTGAAGACCCGCTCGAACGACACCGAGTACGCCTTCCGCGCCGCCACCGAGTACGCCTACCTCACCGGCGACCAGACCGAGGACGGCGTCCTGGTCCTGGAGCCCGCGGCCGGCGGCGGCCACGAGGCGACCATCTACCTGCTGCCCCGCTCCGACCGCGAGAACGGCGAGTTCTGGCTCTCCGGCCAGGGTGAGCTGTGGGTCGGCCGCCGCCACTCGCTGACCGAGTCGCAGGCGCTGTACGGCATCCCCGCCGCCGACGTGCGCGAGCTGGCCGGCGCGCTGCGCGAGGCCACCGGCCCGGTGCGCGTGGTGCGCGGGCACGACGCCGCGATCGAGGCGGCGCTGACCGACAAGGTCACCGCCGAGCGCGACGAGGAGCTGCGCGTCTTCCTCTCCGAGGCCCGCCTGGTCAAGGACGAGTTCGAGATCGGCGAGCTGCAGAAGGCCGTCGACTCCACCGTGCGCGGCTTCGAGGACGTGGTGAAGGTCCTCGACAAGGCCGAGGCCACCTCGGAGCGCTACATCGAGGGCACCTTCTTCCTCCGCGCGCGCGTGGAGGGCAACGACATCGGCTACGGCTCGATCTGCGCCTCCGGCGCGCACGCCTGCACCCTGCACTGGGTGCGCAACGACGGCCCGGTCCGCTCCGGCGACCTCCTGCTGCTCGACGCCGGCGTGGAGACCCACTCCCTCTACACCGCCGACGTCACCCGCACCCTCCCGGTCGACGGCACCTACACCGACCTCCAGCGCAAGATCTACGACGCGGTGTACGAGGCCCAGGAGGCCGGCATCGCCGCGGTGAAGCCCGGCGCCAAGTTCCGCGACTTCCACGACGCCTCCCAGCGCGTGCTCACCGAGAAGCTGGTCGAGTGGGGCCTGGTCGAGGGCCCGGTCGAGCGCGTCCTGGAGCTGGGTCTCCAGCGCCGCTGGACCCTGCACGGCACCGGCCACATGCTCGGCATGGACGTCCACGACTGCGCGGTCGCCCGCACCGAGGCGTACGTCGACGGCACGCTGGAGCCCGGCATGGTCCTCACCGTCGAGCCCGGCCTGTACTTCCAGGCCGACGACCTGACGGTGCCCGAGGAGTACCGGGGCACCGGCGTCCGGATCGAGGACGACATCCTCGTCACCGCCGACGGCAACCGGAACCTCTCGGCGGGCCTGCCGCGCCGCTCGGCGGACGTCGAGGCGTGGATGGCGTCGCTCAAGGGCTGA
- a CDS encoding copper chaperone PCu(A)C: protein MRRAALPVTALAAALALAGCGSGQGSGEPELSVSATYMPQPVAADMAAGFLTVTNKGGEQDELTSVSSDIGRVTMHSTSGGTMAERTSFAVPAHGRLVFRSGGNHLMFEQLKQKPRQGQTVKVRLGFARSGPLTVEMPVRSATYNPSTGH, encoded by the coding sequence GTGAGGCGGGCCGCGCTGCCCGTCACCGCCCTCGCCGCCGCCCTCGCCCTCGCGGGGTGCGGCTCCGGACAGGGGTCCGGCGAGCCCGAGCTGTCGGTGAGCGCCACCTACATGCCCCAGCCGGTCGCCGCCGACATGGCCGCGGGCTTCCTCACCGTCACCAACAAGGGCGGCGAGCAGGACGAGCTGACCTCGGTCAGCAGCGACATCGGCCGGGTCACCATGCACTCCACCAGCGGCGGCACCATGGCCGAGCGCACCTCCTTCGCGGTGCCCGCGCACGGCCGGCTCGTCTTCAGAAGCGGCGGCAACCATCTGATGTTCGAGCAGCTCAAGCAGAAGCCGCGTCAGGGCCAGACCGTCAAGGTCAGACTGGGCTTCGCCCGGTCCGGTCCGCTCACCGTCGAGATGCCGGTGCGGTCCGCCACGTACAACCCGTCGACCGGACACTGA
- the efeB gene encoding iron uptake transporter deferrochelatase/peroxidase subunit, with product MPDPSVPQARTPQAAEPAPEPGRGVSRRALLGTAGATGLVLGAAGGALGYAAAPAPATPLTSIGTDRAMFHGKHQPGITDALQAHGHLVAFDLKPGAGRKEAAALLRRWSAAAERLMAGEAAPHGDTDVARDAGPSSLTVTFGFGHSFFARTGLEKQRPAALDPLPDFSADHLDRKRGEGDLWVQIGANDALVAFHALRIVQKEARDAARVRWQMNGFNRSPGTTAHALTTRNLMGQIDGTRNPKPAEPDFDRRIFVPASAEPAWMANGSYAVVRRIRMLLDDWEKLARPAQEAVIGRRKSDGAPLSGGHETTPMDLEKADAQGEYVVPLNAHARITRPDQNGGAAMLRRPFSFHDGFDADGTPDAGLLFICWQADPLRGFVPVQRKLDRGDALSRYLRHEASGLFAVPGGAAKGEYVGQRLLEG from the coding sequence ATGCCCGACCCGTCCGTCCCCCAGGCCCGCACCCCTCAAGCAGCCGAGCCCGCCCCCGAGCCGGGCCGGGGCGTCTCCCGGCGCGCCCTGCTCGGCACCGCCGGGGCCACCGGCCTCGTGCTCGGCGCGGCGGGCGGCGCTCTGGGGTATGCCGCCGCGCCCGCCCCGGCCACACCGCTCACCTCCATCGGCACGGACCGCGCGATGTTTCACGGGAAACATCAGCCCGGCATCACCGACGCCCTCCAGGCCCACGGCCATCTCGTCGCCTTCGATCTGAAGCCGGGCGCGGGCCGCAAGGAGGCGGCGGCCCTGCTGCGCCGCTGGTCGGCGGCGGCCGAGCGGCTGATGGCGGGCGAGGCGGCCCCGCACGGGGACACCGACGTGGCCCGCGACGCCGGACCCTCCTCGCTGACTGTCACCTTCGGGTTCGGGCACAGCTTCTTCGCCCGCACCGGACTGGAGAAGCAGCGGCCGGCCGCGCTGGACCCGCTGCCCGACTTCTCCGCCGACCACCTCGACAGGAAGCGCGGCGAGGGCGACCTCTGGGTGCAGATCGGCGCCAATGACGCGCTGGTCGCCTTCCACGCGCTGCGCATAGTCCAGAAGGAGGCCCGTGACGCGGCGCGGGTCCGCTGGCAGATGAACGGCTTCAACCGCTCCCCGGGCACCACCGCGCACGCCCTGACCACGCGCAACCTGATGGGCCAGATCGACGGCACCCGCAACCCCAAGCCCGCCGAGCCCGACTTCGACCGGCGGATCTTCGTGCCCGCCTCGGCCGAGCCCGCCTGGATGGCGAACGGCTCCTACGCCGTCGTCCGCCGCATCCGCATGCTGCTGGACGACTGGGAGAAGCTGGCGCGCCCGGCGCAGGAGGCGGTGATCGGCCGCCGCAAGTCGGACGGAGCCCCGCTCTCCGGCGGCCACGAGACCACGCCGATGGACCTGGAGAAGGCGGACGCGCAGGGCGAGTACGTCGTCCCGCTCAACGCGCACGCCCGGATCACCCGGCCCGACCAGAACGGCGGGGCGGCGATGCTGCGACGCCCGTTCTCCTTCCACGACGGCTTCGACGCGGACGGCACCCCCGATGCCGGACTCCTGTTCATCTGCTGGCAGGCCGACCCGCTGCGCGGCTTCGTACCGGTGCAGCGCAAGCTCGACCGGGGCGACGCGCTGTCCCGGTATCTGCGGCACGAGGCCAGCGGGCTGTTCGCGGTGCCGGGGGGCGCGGCGAAGGGCGAGTACGTGGGTCAGCGGCTGCTGGAGGGCTGA